The Nerophis ophidion isolate RoL-2023_Sa linkage group LG29, RoL_Noph_v1.0, whole genome shotgun sequence genome includes the window atgccacaccACATTGATGCAGTATTCAGTGCacaaggattcccaaccaagtactgagtccaTTAATtggcattttcaaatgtttgattttgttttgctcttattaatcttttttttttttttacttggtccgaGGAAATATTCTagttttttgagataggatttttgagttttcttaagttgTATGCCattatcagcaatattaaaataataaaaggcttgcaatatttcagttggtgTATAATGAATCCAGAACGTATGACATTTTCAAAATTCtaattgcattacagaaaataaaggactttatcaaaaaattctaattttctgagacagtcctgtagtagttaaaataaataaatgataaatgggttgtacttgtatagcgcttttctaccttcaaggtactcaaagcgctttgacactacttccacatttacccattcacacacacattcacacactgatggagggagctgccatgcaaggcgtcaaccagcaaccatcaggagcaagggtgaagtgtcttgctcaggacacaacggacgtgacgaggttggttctaggtgggatttgaacccgtgctcctcgggttgcgcacggccactctccccactgcgccacgccgtccctaaaatgtgttttgtttgtgtcctgtagacatccatcagctgatggaacaccaagaagaatgtctccctcatctgcagggggacagtttcactttagagtatccacagccctcacattttaaaggggacaaggaGGTTCCACAGCCCCcctattttaaagaggaagaggagggagagtgtcctgtagggcaggaggaggctgatgtcagcaagtttccactgactgttgtctctgtgaagactgaagagcatgaagacaaaccacctgagtcctcacagcttcatcacagtccaagtaagcacaacatccacatatcatctaatacaatgtttgtgacacatgttcatccgggggacacatttatcactaaagatggagatatgtttgctttttaacaccaccatttaaaaatgaatgctcatcaatcatcaacagtgtaattgctggggtgtaaccatgtgacctagaggccgtcctccttacctcacgtggtcaaatgaaggcaaacattcaatatggctactgtttatttacctttaacagcacatgtgtcagcatatttcaaaggtttagtggtgaagataagagatgtataccagttaccatttttttagtactggttcctaattatgtcgtccatgaggaccgtgaagattctggattaaagacacaactatttgtatttttaattccagctgactgaggtaactatgacacgttgtcacattgagttcagctgctgctgctacacattacaatcagctttgaataatgacaaataaggaagcaaccaaagtttgatgtgtgtgttattgacaagAAGAGAAGATTTCACCCTGTACTGCAcgcatagttgacttctttaagacttcaaataaacagctgttGATAAACAACTTCCCtgatgttacagaacatcatgttggaggtgttcaacctcttgtgctaataggaatgctatataaaaagcctttttttggacttttgtatttccacaaatgacatgtagtaccgataaatactggtatcaataaggaatatcaattagggtatcatatcgataAATTCTCAGCGATTAACATCTctactgaagatacaagccagatatctttaaaaaatatattcaacttttatttggatttagtaacttctctgctgtccagcaatgtctcaatCAATGTAGATTATTAGTACTAATTAGCAAAGTTTTGTTGTCTCTCTAAAGTATTTATTTTGACAGCCCCCTCACGGTAAAGTTGTCGgagtgcaaactgaggcagtatttgtgactgataaaactttcggcgaatcaaaatttaagaaattgcaCCGGAAAAATCATTACTTTTGAAGACGGCCAATAAAAACACaatcaaaatcagaaatactttaataattccAGGGGGAGAAAATAAAGTTTtccgcacaatcccattcaagagcagaccaacattacagggagacagaacaggatcgctgacgggtctgacaacttccggcgcccctttcaAAAAAAGGGAGAAACAGGGGaggaggggggagaaaaaaaattcaatctCAGCCTAATCATCAGCGATGACAGCGTGGAGAGGGTCTCTgacttccgcttcctgggagtccacctggccgacgacctatccaggagcaccaacaccacggctaccatcaagaaggcacaccagagactgcactttctGAGAATACTGAGGAACAAGCACCTCTCTCAGGAACTGCTGATGTCATTCTActggtgctccattgagagcatcctgccctactgcatctgcgtgtgctTCAGCAGCTGCttggccgcagagagaacggcgctccagagggtcataaagaccgcccagaagatcatcggatgccccctcccctccctggctgacctgtacagctcccgctgtctcaggaaagcagagagcatcctgaaagacccactCCACCCCGGAcactgccacctagaactgcAAGTACCTGGGCGAGTCTTATTTTggcagtttgtcattgaaagccttgctagtctaggTCTTGAGGATTGTAGCTTTGCTTGTTTTGTGGCCGTCATCCTCGGTTCTATGTTCTTTACAGGTACAAAAATtgatggaatgatcacttaagccgCATACAGTAGTTCCACTTGTGGTGATCTTAGAATAGTCAGAAGTAACAAGGAGGTTtatgaaggtttaaaaggactcactcaccctggtagtttgATTAATGAGttaagtgagacaatgttggtggcacagcttagtgaaggttttaaaaatgggtgcatcctttcaggacatatctgtgttccagtccccaagaagtaaacctgtatcaacatgtttacataaaactcacacactcaccaaatacattttatactgtaatcaAATCTAATAATTTCGCTTCCTGATTTTCACATGCATCAATAAGTGAAAGTGAACATTTAATTTCAATAACCAAAGTAGTCAACACTTGatttattaaaagaacataaaggtgactgactttccttcagcgtgttgtagatggtctccaattcctaaagaggaattgttaatgaagatactccataaaaaagcacatagtaaaacatgcttttggtaaaagttccttttggcccagccaacaaaatgaccaccAAAACGTATTTTGCATGATAACAAAAACAAacgatgaatgttttttttaagtgattttggtattagatttttttttatttccatgatatTGAAGTTATGTTAATGACAATGTCATTAAAATATTATCGTTAAGTTTAGAGATAAAGATTATGTGTAATAGACCGTATACAGAATTAAATATTtacccactttacatcagtgaagttaAGAATGCTTCAATCAATGATGCCTCGTATttataaaaacttttcaaattgccccccattaaatttccaagtctgtttttgtactcactgtaccacttttgaattattttaGGAAACAAATGggtatttcctgtgtttttattggttgttttgctacacacttttaacacaacacaggaaagaacacaaataatgtcattgtgttaacagtgtcagttcaaaactatttctattctctctttatcttatttacttatttacccaacagacgaccagcagccccctcacactaaagaggaagaggaggatccacaaaccccccacattaaagaggtagaggaggatccacagtccccccacatgaaagaggaagaggaggaagtgtggatgagtcaggagggagagtgtcctgtagggcaggaggaggctgatgtcagcaagtttccactgactgttgtctctgtgaagactgaagagcatgaagacaaaccacctgagtcctcacagcttcatcacagtccaagtaagcacaacattttattctcagggcattcaatccatcacaactggactcttcactttgtcttacaagacctttgtcctctcatccaagtaggcttcatcacttcatgctcatacactTCAAGTCTTGAATATAATCATTTGAATATAGAGGGGAACCacactttttgggggattttttctatttttcacaatcattatgaaagacacaacggttgatatatttacacaaaaaaaatcacattctaaCTGGGCTGGGCGaaaaggcctttttttaatatctcaatatttttagtccacatcacgatacagcatatatatgatattttgccttagccttgaatgaacacttgatgcatataatcacagcagtatgatgattctatgtgtctacattcaaacattcttcttcatactgcattcatatatgctacttttaaactttcatgcagagagggaaaccacaactaagtcaaattagcaaaagtgtatttattaaacagttattaagcagtggcacaaacattcatgtcatttccaaagcagaaagtgcaagattgtcagagacattttaaaacaagctattagtgcacttttgtgcatgatgaatattatatatgttgcaaaatttttattctatttttccaTTGTTAAAGAGAGGTCAtcttaattttttcatttttttccacacattttttccattgcattttattgatgttattctcCAATTAAAAATATGAAGTAATACAATTGTTAACAAAATTTGGACTCTGAGTTTGGACAcagattcatcatcatcatcatcatcatcatcatcagaatACTGGACGAAACTTTGACATAAATTTTTTAATATAAGTGTGACCTCAATATTCCTCGATAATAAGACTAAAAATATAGATTTAAGTACCATATTAGAGTGCCTCTTGTAGTATTCCACCTCGCCACATTGTGAGAAGTGGGGGCTAGCAGATAcatgttgctatcatgttttagcagcgaggaagacagcatttgtgtttacttttttgtcggATTCAAGTTTTAATGCTCTGCTAAATAAATTAATCACTATGCCTTCCAATATTaaggattatttatatatatttaagaacAAATTCCCTACTTGACAGGTAGCAAAATGACTCCACAAAAAGTGAACTAGCAGCAGGACTCAGTAAATATTTTCTTAATTTTCTAATTAACTATAaagagtaacatccatccattttctaccgcttattcccctttggtgtTGCGAGGGGCGCtgctgcctacctcagctacaatcgggtggaaggtggcatacaccctggacaagtcgccgtctcatcgcagggccaacacagatagacagacaacattcacacactagggaccattcagtgttgccaatcaacctatccccaggtgcatgtctttggaggtgggagggggcctatccccaggtgcatgtctttggaggtgggaggggcctatccccaggtgcatgtctttggaggtgggaggggcctatccccaggtgcatgtctttggaggtgggaggggcctatccccaggtgcatgtctttggaggtgggaggggcctatccccaggtgcgtgtctttggaggtgggaggggcctatccccaggtgcatgtctttggaggtgggaggggcctatccccaggtgcatgtctttggaggtgggaggggcctatccccaggtgcatgtctttggaggtgggaggggcctatccccaggtgcatgtctttggaagtgggaggaagccggagtacccagagggaacccacacattcacggggagaacatgcaaactccccacagaaagatcctgagcccgggattgaaccctgactactcaggaccttcatattgtgagtcagacacactaacccctcttccaccgtgaagccttaaagAGTAACATGACAGTGGAAATTTCACAAGAATTCACCAAAAATCGGAAATAGGGAAAGATTTGATGCAGATGAACCAGGTGGcaccatgcagtaaaaaaaatggatgtttttgataaacgAACAAAAACCGAGAGCAACAGGGAACtgtgaagacaacaaaacaaaccgctgaaacccagcaaaacactcacaggaaatgtggagcagacggcgtccacaaaatatGTGCGTACTCGAGCTTGACATCAAAAAGGATAGTCACCCGTGAACAAAGAATAATGTCCGGACAACAAAGGTAGCAAGAGGATCaattgaaatagtcttgattgcaaacagaaaaaaGGTGAGGGGAAATGCTCGGGGACAGAAGTGAAGCTGccacgggaaaacaccaacaaaactgggagagccaccaaaataaaagcacaggacaggaattcaaacattaaacagcggaaaacacaaacaaaatttgcCAGATGTGACAAATGGAGTGTCAGAAATGAGCTGAGCCAAGATTGACAGGCTGGATAATGAGGGAGAAGCAATCTAGTGTCATGTCAGCACACTGGGACTGGAAGGCAGGATTCACACAATCTTCTTCTCACTTCTCTCTCATGTGGAGACTACAGTCCGCATGACAGAAGTCACTACTACAACTACTCTTatttcatttaaatgtattttttacttacaaattattgttattattgttttttcaTGGACATCCATCATCTGACATtgttatccattacatcatatgtgcatacatcatacatctatTGTCTGCCTGAAagatcaaaatattattttttgtttatttcccaaCGATGACACCTGCACCCCTCCCccacaaaaagagaaaaacagcaaaaaaacagagtaataataatattaataaaattaataacgataataataataaatagtataaacagatagtaaataaatacatagaaaaaaactatatacatatagggagtaatcttttttttttaaacagtttaaTCACTAATTAGAAAAACATAAAATTAGTCTTATGTGGCGTGACATAATGGAGCCAGTATTCCCAGTATGAAGTACATTTctctagtttataaataataaaagctgttatctcctgtgttttataaatgtccattgtgatttccatccatttcttcaaagttgggctctcctgtaatatccatttcctggtaatgctctttttacaaaccactagtaggatattcatgaagtatttctcctttttcagccaatcctgaggtgcgatgtgtgaaaaacagaatgttactttcaaggggtgatttgaaaatatcctgtagagcttggtgtatctctttccaatagtcctttatggcagagcagtcccagaaaacatgctagtggtttgcctttagattcccacaatttgtccaacaggcaggggagttgttatcatactgagacttctgagaaggtggaataaaactttcccagccaaactctccacttgggtgagctgctacaagtccattgatatctcctttttattgtccattcttcctcagatatagttatccctccttccttctcccattttgttttaatatataaagTTGAATATGATTTCTTATACAAGCATGAAACACTTCTATCAATAGTTTCTGAattatatgcttttgtaaatagtTCAATGAAACAAATGCTTGTCTTTGTTACATTTTTCACCTTCATATTAACAAAATGCTGCAACTGCAGATATCGATagaagtcttgtttttttttaaaatgtgtccttttaaaggggaacattatcacaatttcaaaagggttaaaacaataaaaatcagttcccaggggcttgttgtattttttgaagttttactcaaaattttaccggtctcggaatatccctaaataaagctttaaattgccttattttcgctatcttcgaaaccactgtccatttccctgtgacgtcacacagtgctgccaatgtaaacaaacaatgggaataccacagcaagatatagcgacattagctcggattcagactcggatttcagcgatttaagcgattcaacagattacgcatgtattgaaacagatggttggagtatgaaagtattgaagaagaaactgaagctattgagcgaatagctattgacgctattcatagccatagcatggccgaatagctgcgttagcatcgcctgtaaaatgtgcagaccaaacgatcaggactttcacatcttgtgacactggagcaacttaaatctgtcgattggtaagtgtttttttcgcataaaatgtgggtggaaggaaacgtaatatagttgcaaatgcatctgcaggttatccatacatctctgtgccatgtctgctttacaaccgccagtaaatagcatgttagcatcaattagcatagcatgttagcatcgattagctggcagtcaacatcaacaaaactcacctttgtgatttcgttgactttatcgttgcaaatgcatttgcaggttatctatacatctctgtgccatgtctgctttagcaccgctggtaaatagcatgttagcatcaattagcatagcatgttagcatcgattagctggcagtcaacatcaacaaaactcacctttgtgatttcgttgactttatcgttgcaaatgcatctgcaggttatccatacatctctgtgccatgtctgtcttagcaccgccagtaaatagcatgttagcgtcgattagcgtaacatgttagcatcgattagctggcagtcacgccgcgaccaaatatgtctgattagcacataagtcaacaacatcaacaaaactcacctttgtgatttcgttgactatagttgcaaatgcatctgcaggttatccatacatctctgtgccatgtctgtcttagcatcgtcgataaaatgtggagacactctggtacattcaatgggggtctggcggcagacactttggcatcttggggccagtggtgcaacttgaatccctccctgttagtgttgttacaccctccgacaacacaccgtcgaggcatgatgtctccaaggttccaaaaaatagtcgaaaaaacagaaaataacagagctgagacccggtgtttgtaatgtgttgaaaatgaaaatggtgggtgtgttacctcggtgacgtcacattctgacgtcatcgcctccagcgcaataaacagaaaggcgtttaattcgccaaaatttacccatttagagttcggaaatcggttaaaaaaatatatggtcttttttctgcaccatcaaggtatatattgacgcttacataggtctgctgataatgttcccctttaatagtttcaaaactgagcattttttaatcTTTCATTACACTACATGAAGCTGAATTATTTTTTGTTGATCTCTATTGGCAGAGTTTGAAATCGGTACAGCAGTCTTGGAAGTGCATTCCTTTTAATACGATCAATTCTACAGCTAAGGCGAAAAAAAGGAATTAAGTTCCATCGTGCTATGTCATCTTTTATTTTCTTATGTATGGGTAGATCATTTTATACTGATAATGTTgttatatattttgataaaatgAGGCCCAGGTATTTAAAAGACATATcagggggtatatatatatatatatatatatatatatatatatatatatatatatatatatatatatatatatatatatatatatatatatattgtctccATCCATTTTGGATGGAGACAATAGCTAAGTAAAACTTGAACTAtagagattaaaaaaacaatataagaaAATATTCCTTTGTGTGTGAT containing:
- the LOC133546178 gene encoding rho GTPase-activating protein gacV-like isoform X3, giving the protein MEHQEECLPHLQGDSFTLEYPQPSHFKGDKEVPQPPYFKEEEEGECPVGQEEADVSKFPLTVVSVKTEEHEDKPPESSQLHHSPNDQQPPHTKEEEEDPQTPHIKEVEEDPQSPHMKEEEEEVWMSQEGECPVGQEEADVSKFPLTVVSVKTEEHEDKPPESSQLHHSPISRSAVKLEEVVNNKSLLKDIAMLSSKHQTSKVEAFHSLIIQVRIRLIACRWLAPATRTLGAREQITTTVVLNLFSVMYPLGTFF
- the LOC133546178 gene encoding rho GTPase-activating protein gacV-like isoform X4, translated to MEHQEECLPHLQGDSFTLEYPQPSHFKGDKEVPQPPYFKEEEEGECPVGQEEADVSKFPLTVVSVKTEEHEDKPPESSQLHHSPNDQQPPHTKEEEEDPQTPHIKEVEEDPQSPHMKEEEEEVWMSQEGECPVGQEEADVSKFPLTVVSVKTEEHEDKPPESSQLHHSPISRSAVKLEEVVNNKSLLKDIAMLSSKHQTSKVEAFHSLIIQANLMSFHLSHPCSQPHTCFH
- the LOC133546178 gene encoding rho GTPase-activating protein gacV-like isoform X6 → MEHQEECLPHLQGDSFTLEYPQPSHFKGDKEVPQPPYFKEEEEGECPVGQEEADVSKFPLTVVSVKTEEHEDKPPESSQLHHSPNDQQPPHTKEEEEDPQTPHIKEVEEDPQSPHMKEEEEEVWMSQEGECPVGQEEADVSKFPLTVVSVKTEEHEDKPPESSQLHHSPRQQVTPEILERVRAGPARVSEVPSSSAAAPRCSPT